Proteins encoded in a region of the Scatophagus argus isolate fScaArg1 chromosome 1, fScaArg1.pri, whole genome shotgun sequence genome:
- the LOC124061881 gene encoding paired amphipathic helix protein Sin3a-like, translating into MTSTQGQQQFQRLKVEDALSYLDQVKRKFGNQPQVYNDFLDIMKEFKSQSIDTPGVINRVSQLFKGHPDLIMGFNTFLPPRYKIEVQTNDLVNVTTPGQIHCITCKWRNQLAFKPHPAPESATGWPAHYYHH; encoded by the exons ATGACTTCAACCCAAGGACAGCAGCAGTTTCAGCGACTGAAG GTTGAAGATGCCTTGTCTTATCTGGATCAAGTGAAGCGGAAGTTTGGGAATCAGCCACAAGTTTATAATGATTTCCTTGATATTATGAAGGAGTTTAAGTCACAGAG CATAGACACTCCTGGAGTCATCAACCGCGTGTCCCAGCTTTTCAAAGGCCACCCAGACCTCATTATGGGCTTTAACACTTTCTTGCCGCCCAGGTATAAGATTGAGGTTCAAACAAACGATCTAGTCAATGTGACCACGCCAGGTCAGATCCACTGCATCACCTGCAAGTGGAGGAACCAGCTAGCCTTCAAGCCACACCCAGCACCAGAGTCTGCCACAGGCTGGCCCGCACACTACTACCACCACTAA